The sequence GGTCAATGTGTCAAAGTCTACATGTGGTCTCTAGCTGCTGAGAGTGGAATTGAATTCTGCCAATAACCTGAGTGACTTTGGAAATGAATTCCTCCTCAGAGCCTCAAAAAGAAATACAAGCCTAGCTGATACCTGATTCAACTCTATGAGACACTGATCACAGAAACCAGTTGTGTCTGGCATGGACCGTGAgctacagaactgtgagctaaCAAATGGGCACCGTTTCAagccaagtttgtggtaatttgttatgcaggaatagaaaactaaaagataaaattacTTGGTTATAGAAAATGCATATATTGGgatattaatttgcatatttcagGTGACTGAGATtgagattttatttgtttattggtcCAATGGATGTCTTATTTTATGAAgtttctattcaaatattttgccaatttttcatTGCATtgtctttcttcttgagtttaGGAGGTATAATATTCTGTACATTAGGCATTTGTTGGATCTACATATTACAAATATCTTTCTCCCATTCCTTGGTTTATCTTCTCACTCTCTTAAGGTGTCATTTGATGAACAGTAGTCCCCACttttaataaaatccaaagtatacatttttttcctttattgttagtgtttctgttttctgtttcaggTATCTTCGTCTACTTTCAAGGTCATGTAGATATACTCATACATTACTTTCTTGATGCTTTATCTTCTCAAAGTAATTTTTGTGTATTGGGTAAGTTAGGGGCCCAAGTTAATTTTTCAATGTTGCCATATATCCAATTCATCCAGCTCCACTTATGTGAAAGACTGTATATCCCCCAGAGCACTGCTGTGGCGGCTTTGTTATGAGGTTaccatatatgtgtgtttgtggaCTATTTGTTACACTagtctatttgtatatttttttctgtttatttccaatTTAGTGTCGGCCAAcgtttttcctttctgtttgctaaTCTTCAATCACTATTGCATATGCTATCCCTACACACCTTATAGAATTGGGTCAGTGGTTGTAAGGGCTAAGAATAAAGGATGTTTTAAAGGATGAGAAAAATGGCTTCTCTTTAAATTCCTATAATCAAGCTCTCTTTTCTGAAAGAAGAGTAGAGAAGATATCcctcttttcaaaattaaattattttaaatgatggtaACAGTAATTATTAATAGTATTATTACTACCTTCCTGGTAGTTTTTGCTCTATTTTTGAAAAGCCACAGAAGAACAAAGACAGTATTTATCTGAAGGGGCTTTACTATTTGGAATTTAGGTGTTTCCTGAATAAAGAAagattggttttatttatttcaagGCCCTAATGCAACAATCTCTTttctaaatttacttttatttttacaaacactcACCCTTCCCCATCCCCTAGTAAtgcctaatctactttctatctctgcaaatttgctatttctagtcatctcttaaaagtaatatcatataatatttgtctgtATGTGCCTTGCTTAcattttgagcatttttaaagcATGCTTTGAAGGTTCTtctatgttgcagcatgtctcataatgtcattctttcttatggccaaataacattccttttatttctctattcttttaTACATACCACAGTCTTTTATTATAGCATTTTAGATGGACTTGTTATCTGACTTTCAAAGTCCTGAAATGTCTTCTTCTAGATGGCTTTGGCTGTTCTTGGATCTTTGATATCCATATATATTGcttgataattttcattttcaataaacctgctggaattttgattggaattgcattgaatccatagatcATTTTGATAAGAATTCTGTCTTCAATTTATTATCATAATACTGTGTTCTCATTCACTAACATGGTATATCTCTAATATatctaggtcttctttaatttctgtcagaAATATTATGTAGATTTCTAGGCAGAGGTTTGGGAATCTTATATTAGATTTGCTTCTAAGTATGTGATGTTTTCTGCTCTTATAGTAAATGgcatttttcaaatttcctttaagtttttatttctaacaTACAGCATCCAAATGAATTTTGTAACATTGACCTTATATCCAGCAATcatgctaaattcatttattaatttcatcAGTAGATATACACATACTTTTGGAATTTTTAGTTAACAATATGttgtctctttcattttttaaggatGGAGAAACTTACCCCCAAAGACCCCAAGCAGACATGCATTCATATTTTATTGACTACAATTGGTAAATGCCCATTCCTAAACCAGTCACTGGAGGAGTAATGCGGTTAATATGACTTGTTTAGTCAACCACACTGCCCTTTATTTCTCAGATATAGTGTGTTATGAGCCACAGCTGTTCCTTATTTAACCAAGTATACAAACACTTTGAAATTAAGCCTTTGACCAGAAAGTTAAAATCAGGAGATAGATGATGATACATTGATATTGGTGGACTATTTTTCCATGTGAATGCACTGAAATTATGATTCTTAAGGTACATAATTTCTTAAGCAAAGACTAGtatgtttaatatttgaaaagcagTAGTAGTTTGTTGAGgaagaatgtttttttaaatgaattagttTACTTCAAAAATATCCCTTTGCTGATTGTAAAACACAAAACTTAAATCATAAACACACCAAACTTTTGACAATAGTTATCACTGTGAGGATGACTtgtgatttaaattttgttttagacTTTCTTGAATTATCTAGTGTTCTACAGCAGGGTTTGTCACCCttgacactattgacatttggatGTGGATAATTCTGTGCTGAAGGAGGCTGCCCTGTCCATTGAATTGgtttagtagcatccctggcctcaACCCACTAGATACCAGTAGTACCTTCCCCaaaatgtgaaaagcaaaagtgtctccagacattgctaaattTCCTCTGGGGGCAAAATACCCCTGGTTGAGAACAAATGGTCTGCAGTGAATAaagattttaatatatatttatagaaagcAAGGTAGCTATAAAGATAGATGATCaataaatagatataaatatagatcaGTACAGTTGAtcgtgtgttttatttttatgtcatatcCATTTGTCCATGGCATTAAAAAGTCTTCAAAAATCTGAGCAAGTTTATTCTGTATGCAACCTATTTCCTACTGGAAATTTGatttggatatttaaaaataaatgacactaCAAAAATCACCTTCAAACATATAACTTTGTGAgtatgagtatttttaaaattaatgcccAGAAGAGGAACTGTGGTGTCAAATGGATTTCTTGTTTATGACTTCTTATGTCTATTGTCAAATTTCTATCTGCCAAGGTGCTATGAATATATAACCCCAAACTGTAATATTTAAGACAGCTTGGTTTCTTACAACTTAAAacctaattaaacatttaaataattgtttttaaaaatttaaatagcttttttttctgaatatgagAGCAATGGATGTTCACTGAaagtaggaaaacaaaaattgcctttccagaatcttttttctataaacacatacatacatatatacagtctaaattGGGTaggtgagaaagagaaaggagagagggagtaTTGAAGACACACCTTTGAAGTTAAAGAAAGGGACTTCCTTAGAAGAAAGTTTGTGATGTTAGAGGATAGCAAATCAATAatgaaagaatacataaaaaaggCAAAGACAAATGGGGACATTTTAGTTATCACTAAGTCAGGGATTGACACTAAAGCCCAGAGTGATTTCTGAAAGGATGAAAGGAATGATCTCAGAGAGTAAACTGAAATGACCcccaagaataattttaaaaacgtCTATAATTTGGGGGTTATATCACTAAATGACTAGGAAAACTATACTTTGTGTGGCAGCTAACATGGTCAGAATAGAATCCCAGATTCCTGTTGTCTTCCTAAGCTGTTCTCAATTTAGCAAGTCTTCCTATTACAGAAAGTGGTTCCACCATCCACCAAGATACTGTGACCAAAATCTAGGAGTCATCACTGATCACTGTACTTCCCTAATAACCTCACAGCCATTCAAGTTTTCCCAGCTGAGACTCCACTTATAGTGGAGCAGAGACAAGCCATTCCTGCTTGGTGTTGTCTGAACTATAGACCCACAGAATCTGTTACTATAATGAAATGGTCGGTGTTCCACAACACTGTAATAGTAGAGTGGTAGATGACTGGAATACATTctgtccatttattcatttaagccCATCCTCTGTTTCATCAGTATTTAATTTTCcatattccatttttattcaatttcaaTTCTTCACAGCCTTGTATGCTATATTACATTCCAAATATCATTCAGTTCTTTTCTATTCCAttctggtattttaaaaatctattttcatgAAAAAGTCCATTTATTTCATGCCATTGCCTATTCTGTTCCATTCTGTATTCCTTCCtctttaatttcaatttcctttgattttctttaacattttatttcactctatattccattccattcattttctcatacagcactttttttcttttattccatgttattagatatttatttccattttcctccCATTCCATTCTCCCATTCCAGTTCATTCAATTTTACCCCATTCAACTGTCCACTTCATATTCTGTTCCAGTCCGTATGCCATTCCCCATTTTATTCCAGTTTTTGCTGCAATCCAGTCTCCATTTCTTCTCATTCTCCATGCCATTTCAAATCCGTTTTCTATTCCATATTATTCAACATTCCAAATACCATTCCATTCTTGTTTGTATTGCATTTTATTCCAGTTGCTCATCCATTTCACTAAACATCCCATTCCATGCTGGCAAAATTGTTTTACCAGTGACTTTCGGGAGAAAGAATTATAAATGTATGTGTCCTTGTTCCAAAaatttccacttctaggaatttatcccaaTGACATAATTTGGGATATGAACAAATTTTAGCAAAAAGATGTATCTTACAATGATGAGTTACAGAGCGAAAAGTTTGAAGTAATGTAAATGTTAGTCAATATAGGAACGCTCAAAAATGTAACCTTCCTCCATATGGAATATTTTGTAGTTGCAAAGTAGCCTTGTGGAAATTTATTTATCAGTATGGAACGTGTGCTTTTGAGACCCAAAAAAGCAGGTTACAAACCAATATGTATggataaataatttcatttccaaaaagcaaaacaatgaaTATGAAATATGGATGGCCGTTCTACCAACATATAATTAAACATTTCCAGCATCTGACTACCGTCCTGTCGGAATTTAGGTGCTAGATCTCTTacatttgcttttctgttttgggaAGTGAACATGCAAcccttttaaaataatgactAAATCTGAGTGTCTGGATATTTAACTTCAAGTCTGTGCATCACTGCATATTTATATTAACAAGAACTAGACAACTGTGACCAAGAATGAAGACTAAGTCAAACAAATTAACATATATTTATCAGCGGATTACTATGCAGCCCATGCAAATGCTGATATATATTTAAGGACAGTACCATCCTTATTCCTAGTAATCCTGGCTTGTGCCTCAGGGGGCCAGACATGGGCAAGTACCTTTCTGGAAAATTTctaaattcttctctagtgcccggAACCTGCGGGAGACAACAATGCTGACCACCCCGAGCCTAGAGTGCAGCTTCTTCACTTTTCTCCCCTTCAGGCCGCCCTCTACCCCTACCATCTACCCCACCCCAGTGAGGTTATCTAAATGTCTGGGGGAGTAACGAGACTATCCTTATGGGATCATCTATGGGTCCACTGTCCTGACTAGATTCCAGGAGGGAAGTCCAGGTAGGGGACATTTCTTATTGGCCAGCATGATGTATGTTTCAAGGGATTGCTTGAGATTGAACCACGAGAATGGTGCTCACAAGGTGATTTGGGGTCATCTAAATTATTTATATAGACAGTtctttcctcccccacccccaccaacccCGATCCAGCCTCCACACACACTCTTATGAGTCCTGTTTAAGgaaggggaaattttcattactgGCGTGGCTAGGGAAGAGCCCAGGGGGGTGCAGCACCGCTCCAGTTGGGTGCCAGACAGATCCGGATTGAACTGCTCTGGGAAACAGACACGGCTCATGTGATAGCCAGCTCACCAATCAGAAGTGGAGATTCGACCAGGGCCCGCCCACTCTCTCGAGGCTCTACTGAGGCGGTTTTTGCCGTTGGGCTCCTCTATCTGGACTCTGCGAACCCGGTGTTATGTCCACGCAGTCATACCGGGAGAAAGACCAGAAGAAGGAGCAATTTGAATCCACCCAGGGTAAAATGCCCAGAGGGCCGAAGAACAAGGTCGGCCCTGCCTGTGTGGAGACCAGCAGCTCAGATCTTGTTGCCCAGGTTCCCGCAGAATCAAGCGACGGGTCTCCATCTGGCCCCCTCCACAACAGCACAGAAGGTTCCTCCACTGCTGCTGCGGATTCGATCATAGTTGAGAACCCCGGGATGCCTTCCAAGGGCTGTGTGCAGACGAAAAGGCGTTCCGACCTCCTAGGCAGCCAGAGTTCTCCTGCAGACCTTAGATGTGCAGTGGCCGAGACCAGCCAGGATACTGTGCGCGAGGGCAGAAAAGCCACCATGGGGAAACCCACAAGGGGCATTGGCCAGATCAGGGGGCATCCGAACCAGATCAAGAGCCCAGGGAACAACCGTGGCAAGAAGTACCCGTACCGCGGAGAGCCTGCCCAGAGTCAGAAGCCTCTAAGTCCTCTGTTAAGTTCTCAGGCTTCTACGCGGAGTCATACATCCCGCCAAGCGCCTGCACTCGAAGGCCAGGCCGCACCACCAGGCCCTGCTCTTCGCAGCCGTGCATCCAGGCCAGGCCCGGCTCTCCGCAGCCGCGCCACGCCGCCGGGCCCCGCACTCCGCAGCCGCACATCCAGGCCAGGCTTTGCCATCCCGAGCCACGCCGCTCCCTCGGGCCCAGCTCTCTGCAGCCGCGCCACGCCGCCGGGCCCAGCTCTCCGCAGCCGCGCATCCAGTCCAAATCCTGCTCTCCGCAGCCGCGCCACGCCGCCGGGCCCGGCTCTCCGCAGCCGCGCATCCAGTCCAAATCCTGCTCTCCGCAGCCGCGCCACCCCGCCGGGCCCGGCTCTCCGCAGCCGCGCATCCAGGCGAAGCCCTACTCTCTGCAGCCGCGCCACCCCGCCAGGCCGTGCTCGCAGGAGCCGAGCCACCACACCAGGTCCTGTTGTCCGTAGCCGTGCCAAGCAGCGAAGATCAGCCCTCCGCAAGCGCCCCTCTCTGCCTGGGCCTACTGGCCGGAGTCCTGCTTCCACGCCCGGAAGCCTTGTCTTAGGGAGCCGCCCAAGTTCCCCTGATCCGGAGGCTCCACGCCTTGCCTCCCAGCCAGGTCGTGCGCTCCGCATGCGTGCctcctcaccctcgcctccgggcaggttttttttttttcctttctttgggcAACGTGGTGAGAGTGTgtcctcctcctctcctgggtCTCCTAGCCAAGGCcgctcctcctctccctctgggTTTTCTGACTGGAGCGCCTCTTcgtcttccccttccccttcccctgggTTTTTGGGACTGAATTCCATCTCTACTCCTAGTCCTGCTAGCCTTAGGCGCGTCTTACTGCCTGAGCTTGATTCCCTGAGCCCTGCTTTTCCAGCAGAGTAGGCCGAAGTAGGGAGCATGTCCGCCCAAGTCCTACCCTACACTTCCTGTTCTGTGACCCTAGATGAGCACCATTCAGGAGCCAAAGGAGGACTAGGCACCCACCCACTGTGCTGAAGGGGCCGCCTGCTCCTTGGTTACCTGCGTGGTTTAAGAGTTATAGCCAGCCACCAGCACGAGCACTTTTGAAGCCTCCTCTGCCCTTGACTCCACCACCCAGCACTTACCTACTGTTGGCCCTTGATTCCAGGCCCTCTTCTTCAAATGGGCCTGCCTGTGCCACTGAGCTGAGATTTCCTTTTTCCAAGTTGCCTTTTATAGAATGAATtctgtaataaataaaatagaaatgttggtttcatttttgaaagtgtataattgttttattgTGGTCCAAAAAATTGTTAATTCTATGTCATATTTGGAAGATTAAAGAAAGTAGCATGCTAGCTGAttctttggaagagaaagggagtAAAATACTGTCCTAGCAATCTTTATTCCCTCTGTCTAACCTCCCACTTAGGCAATTCATGCCCCTTTAGCACAGGTGATTTACAACTTGGATCAGAAAAGAGGGCAGTGCGTAACCCTGGGTGGCTGGAGAAAGAGAAGGGCAATGGAGATATCTGGGGTTAGGGAGAGGCAGGGCATGATCAAGTGTGGGGATGAGGATTACCTTGATGGAAGTAGGAAGGTCTGGGAGGAAGATTCAAGGTtaggaaggggggaggggggcatcATGGGTCAAGAGTCTGAGGGGGGAAGGTCTCAGTTTCCAGAGGAGGAAAAGTTTATGTTTTGGGACAAAGGGAATTTGTTAGATATTTAGTGAAAAAATGTTAacaagccacattttaaaaataactttaggaGCAGGTGTGAgtatgattgtgtgtgtgtgtttgcatgtgtgtgtgtgtgtgtgtgtagacacaTAGAGAACCATGCTGTGAACAGGATACATGTAAGGTTGTTGGAATAACTGGTGATGCATTCTTCTATTTTATACACTTTCCACCTTAACCATATGGCTACCTCTCTGTGATGAGACAGTGCAGCTTTTTTCACAAAGGTAAGTTGCAGAAAcatgagagaaaatattaaagtgaagagagtgaaaaatatatataaacaaaaccaataaaagaTACTCCTTCCCCTCCTTTCACATGTTTCTCCTCACTTCTCCTTTGCGTTTCTGGTGCGTGCCCAGTATTGGAATTACACCTGGTCAAGAAGGGCCCTCATCCTGGGCACGACATTTTAGAGGGCCCTGCTTAGGCCCTCATGCTGCATTTGACACCACAGAGACAAGGGGATGTGTACATCAGGTCCCAGAACTTTGCCACTTTTGTAGATAGTGATTTTGGTACCCTAATTCCCCAAGTCTGCATCTGGGGCTTCCGAGGAGGCTGTATTCTCAGGGTCCTTCCTGAGGAAGGGAGGTCTGAGCCTTCCTATGAGTGGTATTGACATTTTTAGGCCCACAATGTGACCAAATGACTGCTGTTTGTGGGAACAACGGGGAGACAAAGTGTGGAGGTTCAGGCTGAGGTGTTCTTAGCATTAAGTTCGATGGCCTCATGGGGTAGGACATAGCCATAGGAGGAGGATATGCAGGACATGGGCCAggggacttcatttcttcttttgcccCAGGCACTGAAAGATTAGTGGCTGGTTTGTATGTGTCATCAACTTTGTAGCTAAGCCCCACAGAGTTAGAGACACCCAAAGGTATTTATCTGGGAAGAAGCACCTTGCCTCTGGGGGTGGCCTTGACCACACAGTGCAACTTCATATCCCAGATGTTGAGGGAAGCAATACTTCGGGGCACAGGTGCGGTTCCTTCCCGCAGCGAGCCAACATTTTGGGCTGAATCAGACATCCTGCCGCCTTATTCCATGCTAATGTATTAGTGGGGCTTCTGGACATTTGATCTGCCTGGGAGTAGATCCTAATTCAGTGTTCTCAA is a genomic window of Choloepus didactylus isolate mChoDid1 chromosome X, mChoDid1.pri, whole genome shotgun sequence containing:
- the LOC119522140 gene encoding EZH inhibitory protein-like, which produces MQHQQFLLIALYYPLLQGMENIIMYRSYMYLMLHTLCSKCSMQSIHASGSEPGDYRFNLHCLDKGIFSWSARNLRETTMLTTPSLECSFFTFLPFRPPSTPTIYPTPSYREKDQKKEQFESTQGKMPRGPKNKVGPACVETSSSDLVAQVPAESSDGSPSGPLHNSTEGSSTAAADSIIVENPGMPSKGCVQTKRRSDLLGSQSSPADLRCAVAETSQDTVREGRKATMGKPTRGIGQIRGHPNQIKSPGNNRGKKYPYRGEPAQSQKPLSPLLSSQASTRSHTSRQAPALEGQAAPPGPALRSRASRPGPALRSRATPPGPALRSRTSRPGFAIPSHAAPSGPALCSRATPPGPALRSRASSPNPALRSRATPPGPALRSRASSPNPALRSRATPPGPALRSRASRRSPTLCSRATPPGRARRSRATTPGPVVRSRAKQRRSALRKRPSLPGPTGRSPASTPGSLVLGSRPSSPDPEAPRLASQPGRALRMRASSPSPPGRFFFFPFFGQRGESVSSSSPGSPSQGRSSSPSGFSDWSASSSSPSPSPGFLGLNSISTPSPASLRRVLLPELDSLSPAFPAE